In the Gossypium arboreum isolate Shixiya-1 chromosome 10, ASM2569848v2, whole genome shotgun sequence genome, one interval contains:
- the LOC108487155 gene encoding probable aquaporin PIP-type 7a: protein MEGKEEDVRLGANKFSERQPIGTAAQSQDDKDYTEPPPAPLFEPSELTSWSFYRAGIAEFVATFLFLYISVLTVMGVLKDKTKCTTVGIQGIAWAFGGMIFALVYCTAGISGGHINPAVTFGLFLGRKLSLTRAIYYMVMQCLGAICGAGVVKGFMGKTRYGALGGGANSVNHGYTKGDGLGAEIVGTFVLVYTVFSATDAKRSARDSHVPILAPLPIGFAVFLVHLATIPITGTGINPARSLGAAIIFNKDKGWDDHWIFWVGPFIGAALAALYHVVVIRAIPFKSK, encoded by the exons ATGGAGGGGAAAGAAGAAGATGTTAGATTGGGAGCGAACAAGTTCTCAGAGAGGCAACCTATTGGGACAGCAGCCCAGTCCCAAGATGATAAGGATTACACTGAGCCACCCCCAGCACCCTTGTTTGAGCCCAGTGAGTTGACTTCATGGTCGTTTTACCGAGCTGGTATCGCTGAGTTCGTTGCTACTTTCCTATTCTTGTACATCTCGGTGTTGACTGTGATGGGAGTCCTTAAGGACAAAACCAAGTGTACAACTGTTGGGATTCAAGGGATTGCTTGGGCTTTTGGTGGTATGATCTTTGCTCTTGTTTACTGCACTGCTGGGATCTCAG GTGGTCATATCAATCCAGCGGTGACATTTGGGCTGTTCTTGGGAAGGAAATTGTCGTTGACAAGGGCAATATACTACATGGTGATGCAGTGCTTGGGAGCCATATGTGGGGCTGGTGTGGTTAAAGGGTTCATGGGGAAGACAAGGTATGGTGCTTTGGGTGGTGGAGCTAACTCTGTGAATCATGGCTACACCAAGGGAGATGGGCTTGGTGCTGAAATTGTTGGCACCTTTGTGCTTGTTTACACTGTGTTCTCAGCCACTGATGCCAAGCGCAGTGCCAGAGACTCTCACGTCCCT ATTCTGGCACCATTGCCAATTGGGTTCGCAGTGTTCTTGGTGCACTTAGCCACCATCCCAATCACAGGAACCGGTATTAACCCAGCTCGTAGTCTTGGTGCAGCCATCATTTTCAACAAGGACAAGGGCTGGGATGACCAT TGGATTTTCTGGGTGGGTCCATTCATTGGAGCAGCACTAGCAGCACTCTACCACGTTGTTGTTATCAGGGCCATTCCTTTCAAGTCAAAATGA